The DNA segment GGCGCGTAGCCGCCCGCGCGTCGCGGCAGGGTACAAGGAGCATTCGATGGCGAGGAGAGCGTTCGCTTGTGCAATGGCGTTGGCGCTCGCCGGCGGGGCCTCGGCGGCGCCCATCGAAATCTTCGGTCTCAAGAGCGACAGCGGAGGCCTTGGCGGCCCGTTTCACATCTTGCGCTACGACGTCACGGCCAACTCCTTCTACGACTGCGGCACCATCATTGGGGCTTCCACCAACCTGGCCATGGACGCCAACCGCCGCCTCTACTACATGTACCCCTTCGACTTCTCGCACGTCCTCTATCGGGCCGACCTGGACGGGAGCAACAACCTGATCAACCAGCAGGTCGAGACCACACTGACCCCCGGCCTCAGCATCATTGACGGCTTCACGATCGGCCCCGACCAGAACCTGTACATGACCGGCTACGGTCACAGCGAAATCTACCGCTACATCGTCGGCTCCGGCAACACCTTCGTGACGACCGAAGTCACCCTCCAGGGCGGCGGCCAGAACGGCGACGGCAGCGAGTATCGTTCGGACCTCGCCTTCGACCCGATCACAGGCTATCTGGTCGGCATCGGCATCGCCCCCGGCGGCGTGCGACGCACGCTCTTCCAGATCCCCGGCAACCTCGTGATGAATGGCGTCAACGACAGCTACCCCTGGGAGTACTTCGGCGGAAACTCCTCGCCCTGGGCCTCCCCCACCTTCGACCTCGGCAACCCGGCCAACCCCGGCGGCCCGCTCGGGCCCAACCCCGATGGGGTGGCCTTCGACTTCGCGACCGGCGCCCTCTACCTTTCAGGGGACGGCGAGAAGTTCTCCCTCTGGGACCGCAACACCGCAACGTTGATCAACTACCTCACCGACCCGGGCAGCGGGGCAGACACGGGGATGGGCTTCGACCTCGCGTTCCAGCAGGCCAGCAACATCCCGGAGCCCGCCACAACCATCCTCGTTGCTCTCGGCGCCTCGATGCTGCTGTGCCGGCGCAGGCGTTCGGCGTGACCGAGGGGCGCCCGATGCTCACACGGGCCGCCGCCCATCTGGCCTGGCTGGGCATGCTGGCGAGCCCGGGGGCCGGCAATGAGCGCCTCCCCTACGCTATCGTAGACACGGCGCAAGACCGCTGCTACGATGCGCGCACAGAGATCCCCTATCCCGACAAGGGCGCCCCCTACTACGGCCAGGATGCCCAGTACCAAGGCTCTCGCCCCGCCTACAGGAACAATGGCGACGGCACGGTGACGGATCTCGTGACGGGCCTCACGTGGCAGCGCGACCCAGGCGAGAAGAAGACCTTTCGCCAGGCCGTGGCCGGCGCGGCCCAGTGCCGGCTGGGCGGCCATGACGACTGGCGCCTCCCCACCATCAAGGAGCTCTACTCGCTCATCCACTTCACCGGCACCGACCCCGACCCTCGCCGCACCGATCCCGGCCGCCTCAGGCCGTTCCTGGATGCCGGCGCCTTCGTATTCCGGTATGGCGACCCTGCCAAGGGCGAGCGCCTCATTGATGCGCAATACGCCACGTGCACGAAGTATGTCGCCACCACAATGGGCGGCAACGACACTATGTTCGGCGTCAACTTCGCCGACGGCCGCATCAAGGGCTATCCCGCCGGCCCCCACCCTGCGCGGGGCGAGAAGACCTACTGCGTGCTCTACGTGCGCGGCAACCCCGACTATGGCAGGAACGACTTCCGCGACAACGGCGATGGCACGGTCACCGACCGGGCCACCGGCCTGATGTGGCAGCAGGCCGACAGCGGCAAGGGCATGAACTGGCAGGAAGCCCTCGCGTACGCCGGGGGCCTCGCTCTCGCCGGGCACTGCGACTGGCGCCTGCCTGACGCCAAGGAGCTTCAGAGCATCGTGGATTACACCCGCTCGCCCGATGCCACGCAGTCGGCCGCCATCGCCCCGGTCTTCCAGGCCACCCGCATCCTGAACGAAGGCGGCAAGCCCGACTACCCGTGCTACTGGACAAGCACCACCCACGCCAGCGCCCGCGGCGGCGAATCCGCCGTGTACATCGCCTTCGGTCGGGCGCTCGGCTGGATGGAGGACCCGCGGACCCGCCAGATTGCCCTCCTCGACGTGCACGGAGCAGGCGCTCAGCGCAGCGACCCCAAGGACGGCGATCCTTCACAGTTCCCCCGCGGTCGCGGGCCGCAGGGCGACGTCGTGCGCATCGCAAACTTCGCCCGCTGCGTACGGGGCGGGGGGGTGACCTTGCGCGCCCAAGGCCCGCCTGTCGAGGCCCGCCAACCGCCCGGGGCGCAACCGGTCAGCCCCTGGATGCAACGCGAGGACAGGGATGGGGACGGGAAGGTTTCGCGCGAGGAGTTTGGCGGTCCGCCGGAACACTTCGACCATCTCGACCGCAACGGGGACGGCTTCCTCACCGAGGACGAGGCCCCCAAGGGCCCGCCCCCGCGTCCTGGCCTGCCGCGGTGAAGCGGCTACTCATGCTCACCACGGCATCGAGGCAGCAACGCCTTTCGCCAGACCTTCCACCCCGCGGGAACGGGTGCTGCCTTGGCGCCGGCGCCCCGCGGTGTCTAGGAGCCTGTCCAGGAATCCGCGTGAGGCTGCGACGCCTGCGATTCTGGCCGCAGGCTAGAAGCACGGAGGAGGCGATGCAACGGAGCGCATCGCCGACGAGGTGCGACAACGCGTGCGGCCAGAAGCCGCAGCGTCCCTTCGGGTTGCGGCGCCAGCGGGGATTCTTGGACAGGCTCCTAGCGCCTGATGTCGCGGACCCGCCAGCCCTTGTCGGTCCTCTCGAACGTGACTGTCCAAGTCGGCTTCATGCCGTAGAGGTCGTCCTTCGTGGCCATGCGGACCTTGGCGGTGGCCTCGTCGCCACGCACCTGGATGGTCTCGAAGGCATCGGGCTTCATGTCCATGGAGCCCGTGCGCAGATGCTCCTCCAGCGCCGCCTTGAACGGGGCGGGGTCCAGAGCAGGCTTCTTCTCGCCTCCGCAGCCAACGGCCAGCGCGGCGGCGGTCAGCAGCAGAGCATGCCGGACGTGCGTCATGGCGGGGTTCTCCTGTTGCACGAGGTCGGTCGCATGCCGACACCGCGAGCGTCGGCCGTATTGTACCCCCGGGCTCAGCACCTCACAAGACCACGCGCCTGGCGGGGCGGATGCGGGAGTTTCGGTTCTTCTGGGTTTGGCGATCTCGACTCGCCTGGTCTGGCGCGGGGCGTGGGCATGCCTGCTCGCTGCGGACCTGGCGGACCCTCGGGCGGGCACGGCCGAGCGCCTGGTGAGCGCACCCCGCTCATACTTGCTCAACCCTGAGAGGGGGAAGTGAGCAAGTATGGGTAGATTGGCGACGATTGGCGATTCTCGCGGCTCCGGCCATACTCGCTCATCTGCGGGATGAGCAAGTATGGGGGCGGGAATGGCCGGAGGGCGTAAGGCGGTGCGGCATATAGGGTTATGGGGAGGTCTCGCCGGAGCCGCAGCCCCCGTCCCGCGCTTCCTAGCGGCGGGCATGACGGGATCGCTGAACCCTGACGAGCCAGAATTTTCCTTGACCGCGCGCGGTGCGATGCTATAATTCGGGTCTCTGCGCAACGTGCGCCTGGCTCGGTTCTTCCTCGAAAGGAGGCCCTCGTGGCCGTGAGCAGGCTGCCATACTCGGCCAAGGACCTTTTCCGGCGTGGCCCGCAGCTCACGTATCGCGGGCGCAACCTCGACCAGATCGCCTTTCCCCTCGGCGGCATCGGCACGGGCACGATCAGCCTGGGCGGCTGGGGGCAGCTCCGCGACTGGGAGATCCTGAACCGCCCGGCCAAGGGCTTCAGCCCGCCCGATTGCTTCTTCGCCCTCAAGGTGCGCGAGGAGGGGAAGGAGGCGGTGACGCGAGTCCTTCAGGGCCCCGCCGGCGGCGACTACGTGGGCGGCGGCCACTCGATGCCGCGCAACGCGGGCGAGGGCCTGCCTCACTTCGACCAGGTGTCGTTCAAGGGCGAATACCCCTTCGCCTACGTGCAGTTGCGCGACCCCGCGCTGCCCGTTCGCGTGACCCTCGAGGCCTTCAACCCGCTGATCCCGCTGAACGATCGGGACTCGGGCATTCCGGCCGCGATTCTGCTCTACCACGTGCGCAACACCTCGCGGCGCGACATCACGGTGACGCTCTACGGCAACCTCACGAACATCGTGGGGCACCCGGACGCGGAGGGGCGGGTGAATGAGGCGCGCGAGGGGCCGGGCTTCACCGGCCTTTACCTCACCACGAGCAAGCACGACCCGGCCTCGCCCCAGTTCGGCTCGATGGCCCTGGTGACGATGCGGGAGGAGGCCCTGGTGTGCCCGCGCCACAAGGGCGGCCTGGCCAAGCTCTGGGAGGCGCTGGCCTGGAGCGACGAGTTCCCGCCGCGGCCCGGCCCGGAAGCCACGTCGCACACGGGCACGGTGGCCGTACACGCGGCCATCCGGCCCGCCTCGGAGATCGTGATCCCCTTCTTCATCGCCTGGCACTTCCCCATCGTCGAGCACTGGCAGAAGCGGCGAGCGGAGAACGGCGCGGAGCGCGCAGCCACCTGGCGCAACTACTACGCCGCGCAATGGAGCAACGCGTGGGACGTGGCCGAGCACGTGGTGTCGAACTACGACCGCCTCTACGAGGAGACCCGCCGCTTCCACGACACGCTCTTCTCGTCCACCCTGCCGAGCTACGTGCTCGATGCCGTGAGCTCGCAGCTCTCCGTGCTCCGCAGCACCACGTGCCTGCGGCTCGAGGACGGCACGTTCTACGGCTTCGAGGGTTGCAACAACGCCTCGGGCTGCTGCGAGGGCTCGTGCACGCACGTGTGGAACTACGCGCAGGCCCTCCCCTACCTGTTCCCCAGCCTCCAACGGTCCATGCTCGACGCCCACCTCACCTGGTCCATGAGCGACGACGGCTTCATCCAGTTCCGCATGCCGCTGCCGCTCGGCACCCGGGCGCAGGCGGGCTTCGTGCCGGCGGCCGACGGCCAGAACGGCCTCGTGATGCAGGTCTACCGCGAGTGGCTGATCGGCGGCGACGAGGCCTGGCTCCGCCGCCTCTGGCCCCTGGTGCGCAAGGCCCTCGAGTTCGCCTGGAAGTACTGGGACGCCGATCGCGACGGCGTGATGGAGGGCGTGCAGCACAACACCTACGACATGGAGTGGTGGGGCCCCAACACGATGACGGGCAGCCTCTACCTGGGCGCCCTGCGCGCCGCCGAAGAGCTGGCCCAGGTGGTCGGCGACACCGAAGCGGCCGCCACCTATCGCGCACTCTTCGACAAGGGAGCCGCCTGGACCGACAAGCACCTCTTCAACGGCGAATACTACGAACAGAAGGTCAACCCCCGAGCCAATGATCTCTGGCCCGAGCCGTACAAGAGCGTGAACGACCGCGGCAAGGACGACCGCTTCCCCGACTGGCCCAGGTGGCAGTTCGGCAAAGGCTGCCTCGCAGATCAGCTCATCGGCCAGTGGGTGGCGGCGATGCTCGGCCTCGGCTACCTGTACGACAAGGCGAATGTTCGCGCCGCCCTCCAGGCGATCTTCCGTCACAACTGGCGCCGCACGCTCCACGACCACCCTTGCACCCTCCGCATCTACGCCGTGAACGACGAGGCGGGCCTCCTCATCGCCACCTGGCCGCGCGGCGAGCGCCCCGGCTACGCCTTCTGGTTCTGCGACGAGGTCTGGTGTGGCATCGAGTACCAGGTGGCCAGCCACCTGCTCTATGAAGGCATGGTCGAGCAGGGCCTCGCCATCGTCAAGGGCGTGCGGGACCGCCACCGCGGCGACCGGCGCAACCCCTGGGACGAGTTCGAGTGCGGCCACCACTACGCCCGCTCGATGGCCAGCTACGCGCTGCTCACGGCCTTGAGTGGCTTCACCTACTCGGCCGCCGCGCAGACCATCGGCTTCGCTCCCCGGCTGTTCGAGAGCGACTTCCGCGCCTTCTTCAGCGTCGCGGAGGGCTGGGGCCTCTACGCGCAGAAGATCCGCGGGCGGGAGAAAGACCTGTCGATCCGCGTGGATTACGGCAGCCTGTCGCTGCGCCGCATCCTCACGCCGCTCATCACCCGCAAGGCCACCCAGGTCGCTGTCAGCTTCGTGGGGCACGCGCGCGGCGCCAGCGTGGAGCGGACCCAGGACGGCTATGCCATCGTGCTCGACCGCCCGATCGTCATCGGCAGGGGCGAGTCGATCAAAATCACGTTGTCCTGACGGCTGCTTTCGAGTATAATGCGGGCATCGCCGAGCCGGAGGCCCGGCGGCTTTTCGGACAGTCGGGCTCCCCTTCATCGCCTGTAAGGCAGCTTTGCCGGCCAAGTTGACCTCGCTGTGCCAATCCCTAGGAGCCTGTCCAAGAATCCCCGTGGGCTGCGTTGCCGGCGTCAGCGGGGCGGATGCAAGGCGCGGCTCCGCAGGCGATGCTACGGAGCGCATCGCTGAGGAGACGCAACGCGGCAGACGCCCCGCTGCCGCCGCAACCCGAAGGGACGCCGCGACTTCTGGCCGCAGGCGTTGTCGCACGTCGTCAGCGATGCTCTCCGTTGCATCGCCTCCTCCGTGCTCCTAGCCTGCGGCCAGAATCGCCGGCGTCGCAGTCCCACGCGGATTCTTGGACAGGCTCCCAGACCGTTCGGGAACCCCGCCAGCACAACCACAAGGAGCTACGCCCATGCTGGGATGCCACATCGGACGCAACTTCCAGGTCACCGTCGCCGGCGGCTCGTACCAGGACGGCCTCACGACGATCATCCAGGGCGCGCCCCCGGGCATGCTCCTCGCCGAACAGGCGGTCTACGCGGACCTGCTCCTTCGCAAGCCCGGCGCCGACGAGTTGTCGTCGCCCCGCAAGGAGCCCGACCTGCCGGTCATCTACACCGGCCTCAATGCCGCCGACACCATCGAGGGCGCCGGCAACCGCAACCACACCAACGGGACCCCCATCACGATCCTCATCCCCAACCTCGACCGCCACTTCATCCACGTGAAGCAGTACCAGGACACCAACCGCACCCCCCGGCCCGGCCACGCCTCCTACGCCTCGTTCGTCAAGTACGGCCCCGACGACGACGCCGTGGGCGCCGGGTTCTTCAGCGGCCGCTACACCGCCACCATCGTCGCGGCGGGCCACGTGGCCAAGAAGGCCCTCGCCCTGTTCGGCATCGAGGTCTTCTCCTACATCCGCGAGATGGCCGGCGTGCGCGCCGGCGAGGTCGCCCACGAGGCCGCCCTCGCCTACACCCAGGCCTACAAGCGCATGCGCTGCGACCTCGACCCCTTCTACCAGGAGGTCTACGTCCGAAACCGCATCACGATGGATATGCGCTTCCTCGAGAAAGCCGCCGTCCTCGCCCAGATCGAGGGCGAGATTGACGCCATCCGCGCCAAGGCGCCCCGCCTTTCCCCCCAGGCTGTCCGCGAGAGATACGGCGTCCACCACGTCGTCAACTGCCCCGACCTCGATGCGGCCCAAGCCATGCTCGACGCCTGCAACCGCATCACCGCCACCGGCGACTCCTCGGGCGGCGTCGTCGAAGTCGTCGCCACGGGAGTGCCCATCGGCCTCGGCGAACCGGTCTTCTACAAGCTCGACGCCGAACTCGGCCGCATGCTCGGCATTGGCGCCGTCAAGGGCGTCGAGGTCGGCGCAGGCTTCGCCGTCAAGGACATGACCGGCATCCAGTCCAACGACCCGATGCACAGCGAGGGCGGCAAGGTCGTCTTCGACTCGAACAATGCGGGCGGCATCACCGGCGGTCTCACGACGGGTCAAGCTGTCGTCGCCCGGCTGGCCGTCAAGCCCACGCCCACGATTGACAAGCCGCAGCACACCATTGACAAGTACACGCTCGAGAACCGCGGCCTCGCGGCCATCACGCGCCGCGACCCGACCATCGTGGGCCGCATCTGGCCCGTCGCCGAGGCCTTCACCGCCATCATCCTGCTCGACCACCTGATCGCGCACCTCGGCTACCAGGCCGTCCGCGACCGCGCCTATGCCGCCACGGGACGCACC comes from the Planctomycetota bacterium genome and includes:
- a CDS encoding GH116 family glycosyl hydrolase, whose amino-acid sequence is MSRLPYSAKDLFRRGPQLTYRGRNLDQIAFPLGGIGTGTISLGGWGQLRDWEILNRPAKGFSPPDCFFALKVREEGKEAVTRVLQGPAGGDYVGGGHSMPRNAGEGLPHFDQVSFKGEYPFAYVQLRDPALPVRVTLEAFNPLIPLNDRDSGIPAAILLYHVRNTSRRDITVTLYGNLTNIVGHPDAEGRVNEAREGPGFTGLYLTTSKHDPASPQFGSMALVTMREEALVCPRHKGGLAKLWEALAWSDEFPPRPGPEATSHTGTVAVHAAIRPASEIVIPFFIAWHFPIVEHWQKRRAENGAERAATWRNYYAAQWSNAWDVAEHVVSNYDRLYEETRRFHDTLFSSTLPSYVLDAVSSQLSVLRSTTCLRLEDGTFYGFEGCNNASGCCEGSCTHVWNYAQALPYLFPSLQRSMLDAHLTWSMSDDGFIQFRMPLPLGTRAQAGFVPAADGQNGLVMQVYREWLIGGDEAWLRRLWPLVRKALEFAWKYWDADRDGVMEGVQHNTYDMEWWGPNTMTGSLYLGALRAAEELAQVVGDTEAAATYRALFDKGAAWTDKHLFNGEYYEQKVNPRANDLWPEPYKSVNDRGKDDRFPDWPRWQFGKGCLADQLIGQWVAAMLGLGYLYDKANVRAALQAIFRHNWRRTLHDHPCTLRIYAVNDEAGLLIATWPRGERPGYAFWFCDEVWCGIEYQVASHLLYEGMVEQGLAIVKGVRDRHRGDRRNPWDEFECGHHYARSMASYALLTALSGFTYSAAAQTIGFAPRLFESDFRAFFSVAEGWGLYAQKIRGREKDLSIRVDYGSLSLRRILTPLITRKATQVAVSFVGHARGASVERTQDGYAIVLDRPIVIGRGESIKITLS
- a CDS encoding PEP-CTERM sorting domain-containing protein, with amino-acid sequence MARRAFACAMALALAGGASAAPIEIFGLKSDSGGLGGPFHILRYDVTANSFYDCGTIIGASTNLAMDANRRLYYMYPFDFSHVLYRADLDGSNNLINQQVETTLTPGLSIIDGFTIGPDQNLYMTGYGHSEIYRYIVGSGNTFVTTEVTLQGGGQNGDGSEYRSDLAFDPITGYLVGIGIAPGGVRRTLFQIPGNLVMNGVNDSYPWEYFGGNSSPWASPTFDLGNPANPGGPLGPNPDGVAFDFATGALYLSGDGEKFSLWDRNTATLINYLTDPGSGADTGMGFDLAFQQASNIPEPATTILVALGASMLLCRRRRSA
- a CDS encoding DUF1566 domain-containing protein; translation: MLTRAAAHLAWLGMLASPGAGNERLPYAIVDTAQDRCYDARTEIPYPDKGAPYYGQDAQYQGSRPAYRNNGDGTVTDLVTGLTWQRDPGEKKTFRQAVAGAAQCRLGGHDDWRLPTIKELYSLIHFTGTDPDPRRTDPGRLRPFLDAGAFVFRYGDPAKGERLIDAQYATCTKYVATTMGGNDTMFGVNFADGRIKGYPAGPHPARGEKTYCVLYVRGNPDYGRNDFRDNGDGTVTDRATGLMWQQADSGKGMNWQEALAYAGGLALAGHCDWRLPDAKELQSIVDYTRSPDATQSAAIAPVFQATRILNEGGKPDYPCYWTSTTHASARGGESAVYIAFGRALGWMEDPRTRQIALLDVHGAGAQRSDPKDGDPSQFPRGRGPQGDVVRIANFARCVRGGGVTLRAQGPPVEARQPPGAQPVSPWMQREDRDGDGKVSREEFGGPPEHFDHLDRNGDGFLTEDEAPKGPPPRPGLPR
- a CDS encoding chorismate synthase, whose amino-acid sequence is MLGCHIGRNFQVTVAGGSYQDGLTTIIQGAPPGMLLAEQAVYADLLLRKPGADELSSPRKEPDLPVIYTGLNAADTIEGAGNRNHTNGTPITILIPNLDRHFIHVKQYQDTNRTPRPGHASYASFVKYGPDDDAVGAGFFSGRYTATIVAAGHVAKKALALFGIEVFSYIREMAGVRAGEVAHEAALAYTQAYKRMRCDLDPFYQEVYVRNRITMDMRFLEKAAVLAQIEGEIDAIRAKAPRLSPQAVRERYGVHHVVNCPDLDAAQAMLDACNRITATGDSSGGVVEVVATGVPIGLGEPVFYKLDAELGRMLGIGAVKGVEVGAGFAVKDMTGIQSNDPMHSEGGKVVFDSNNAGGITGGLTTGQAVVARLAVKPTPTIDKPQHTIDKYTLENRGLAAITRRDPTIVGRIWPVAEAFTAIILLDHLIAHLGYQAVRDRAYAATGRTA